One stretch of Natronobacterium gregoryi SP2 DNA includes these proteins:
- a CDS encoding geranylgeranyl reductase family protein, whose translation MASGIETADVVVVGGGTAGCFAAATAARAGLEVVLLERKSAEQAGYIACGDGIKGTSKFPDVVDCDRLRAEAFTNDSIGRGIFENPRTGETLEIEFGETGAVVDRYRYGQVLLDETDRAGAEIHYDTVVNDVIQPNGRIDGVRAIREGDPVDYEAEVVIDGAGALSILQDKADFSGSAFDTNVDYSQFCSAYREVLELPEPVEWDDALVFKPTEELGYLWYFPRSGTEINVGLGFQMTEEPMKLVDVLADDIANRPEFDGATVENKLGATLPTRRPYDSAVHPGYMAVGDAAAHVNPCTGGGIPGAAMAGHWAAEIAAEAIADGDVSEASLWEYNHRVQTDFGKRFAAMDLYNIFGTARGVDSLVSVITSLPGEQIVDAIGKKGTIEMSFGLTLETLLKTVGHWGALYDLYTIQKKAATLKDVYDGYPDDPARYDGWQKERDAVMERVYEITGAEPKY comes from the coding sequence ATGGCATCAGGTATAGAAACTGCTGACGTCGTCGTAGTCGGCGGGGGAACGGCCGGTTGCTTCGCCGCTGCAACGGCAGCACGAGCGGGCCTCGAGGTCGTTCTCCTCGAGCGCAAGTCCGCTGAGCAAGCAGGTTACATCGCCTGCGGAGACGGTATCAAGGGAACGAGCAAGTTCCCCGATGTCGTCGACTGCGATCGGCTGCGTGCGGAGGCGTTCACGAACGACAGCATCGGTCGTGGCATCTTCGAGAACCCCCGAACCGGCGAGACGCTCGAGATCGAGTTCGGCGAGACGGGTGCCGTCGTCGACCGCTACCGGTACGGACAGGTACTGCTCGACGAGACTGACCGGGCCGGTGCCGAAATCCATTACGATACCGTCGTCAACGACGTCATCCAGCCGAACGGGCGAATCGACGGTGTTCGCGCAATTCGTGAGGGTGACCCCGTCGATTACGAGGCGGAGGTCGTAATCGATGGGGCCGGCGCACTGTCGATCCTGCAGGACAAGGCCGATTTCTCCGGGTCGGCGTTCGACACCAACGTCGACTACTCACAGTTCTGTTCGGCCTATCGCGAAGTGCTCGAACTACCAGAACCCGTCGAGTGGGACGATGCGCTCGTGTTCAAGCCGACCGAGGAACTCGGCTATCTCTGGTATTTCCCCCGATCGGGGACCGAGATTAACGTCGGGTTGGGGTTCCAGATGACCGAGGAGCCGATGAAACTGGTCGACGTGCTCGCAGATGATATCGCGAACCGGCCAGAGTTCGATGGTGCGACGGTCGAGAACAAACTGGGCGCGACGCTTCCGACCCGACGACCGTACGATTCGGCCGTTCACCCCGGCTACATGGCCGTCGGCGACGCGGCAGCGCACGTCAACCCCTGTACTGGTGGCGGTATCCCTGGGGCGGCGATGGCTGGCCACTGGGCCGCCGAAATCGCGGCCGAAGCCATTGCCGACGGTGACGTGAGTGAAGCGAGCCTGTGGGAGTACAACCACCGCGTCCAGACTGACTTTGGGAAGCGGTTCGCTGCGATGGATCTGTACAACATCTTCGGGACGGCACGTGGTGTCGACTCCCTCGTGTCGGTCATCACGTCCCTTCCCGGCGAGCAAATCGTCGACGCAATCGGTAAGAAAGGAACGATCGAGATGAGTTTCGGTCTCACACTCGAGACGCTCCTGAAGACTGTCGGTCACTGGGGTGCCCTCTACGATCTCTACACGATCCAGAAGAAAGCGGCCACGCTCAAAGACGTCTACGATGGCTATCCCGACGACCCGGCTCGATACGACGGCTGGCAGAAAGAACGTGACGCGGTGATGGAGCGCGTCTACGAGATCACCGGTGCTGAGCCGAAGTATTGA
- a CDS encoding TetR/AcrR family transcriptional regulator, whose protein sequence is MADTPGAGWVSTSTDEFDETTEEIMRAVYRALSKNGYPETTMAEIASEFEKSKGLLYYHYDSKEAILNDFFTYLCQRLQSSLIEESYEDPYERLLAVVDRILPAAIDDEQLEFRQALFEVRSQAPHNRSYYEQIRRSDRIILETLTETIQQGVETGRFADVDPERRAELLFSTLYGIMERGAALGDRDLVERNREMVRVRLERTLLA, encoded by the coding sequence ATGGCAGACACGCCGGGGGCGGGCTGGGTATCGACGTCGACGGACGAGTTCGACGAGACGACCGAAGAAATCATGCGAGCGGTGTATCGAGCCCTGTCCAAGAACGGCTACCCGGAAACTACGATGGCGGAAATCGCCTCGGAGTTCGAAAAGAGCAAGGGGCTGCTCTACTACCACTACGACAGTAAAGAGGCGATTCTGAACGACTTCTTCACGTATCTCTGTCAACGACTCCAGTCGTCGCTCATCGAAGAATCCTACGAAGACCCCTACGAAAGACTCCTTGCGGTGGTCGATCGAATCCTGCCAGCAGCGATCGACGACGAACAACTCGAGTTTCGACAGGCGCTTTTCGAGGTTCGATCGCAAGCGCCGCACAACCGCTCGTACTACGAACAGATCCGTCGTTCGGATCGGATCATCCTCGAGACGTTGACGGAGACGATCCAGCAGGGCGTCGAAACCGGCCGATTCGCCGATGTCGATCCGGAACGACGGGCCGAACTGTTGTTCTCGACGCTGTACGGGATTATGGAACGCGGGGCTGCACTCGGCGACCGTGACCTCGTCGAACGCAACCGGGAGATGGTTCGAGTCCGCCTCGAGCGAACGTTACTCGCCTAA
- a CDS encoding DUF7575 domain-containing protein, with protein MSRQSSQKRPWLAAGLTLLVVGLGQFYLRRWLRALGWVSLAVVTTLVFVPQSVLTDPAAASFWDGAPLAFVGLLSVFDAYVLATQHNVRLESQNPETPRCPACHRELEANLTFCQWCANELPEGEAANFATTDETDGDS; from the coding sequence ATGAGCCGACAATCATCGCAGAAACGGCCGTGGCTCGCCGCCGGACTAACCCTGCTCGTGGTGGGTCTCGGACAGTTCTACCTCCGGCGGTGGCTACGCGCACTCGGGTGGGTCAGTCTCGCTGTGGTGACCACGCTCGTGTTTGTCCCCCAGTCGGTACTGACGGACCCGGCAGCAGCGTCTTTCTGGGACGGTGCGCCGCTGGCCTTCGTCGGGCTACTGAGCGTCTTCGACGCGTACGTTCTCGCCACACAGCACAACGTCCGTCTCGAGTCACAGAACCCGGAGACGCCCCGATGTCCAGCCTGCCACCGCGAACTCGAGGCAAACCTGACGTTCTGTCAGTGGTGTGCAAACGAACTCCCCGAGGGGGAGGCGGCGAATTTCGCGACCACGGACGAAACTGACGGCGATTCGTAA
- a CDS encoding phosphoglycerol geranylgeranyltransferase, with protein MTARPTRPWADWTHVLKVDPDRELVSDDTFDDLFGCGTDAILLGGTTGVTESKVERILEACAAAEVPVYQEPSNLDNVVDAPRVDGYLVPTVLNAGDPFWLVGAHKESMRRYPDHPWERTTTEAYIVLNPDATVATYTDADCDQTPADVAAYARTAEHLFGQEIVYLEYSGTLGDSAVLEAASDALEDATLFYGGGIGSYESARQMATLADVVVVGDLLHEEGVDAVERTVEGARDGQREND; from the coding sequence ATGACGGCGCGACCGACTCGACCGTGGGCCGACTGGACTCACGTCTTAAAGGTCGATCCTGACCGCGAACTCGTCTCCGACGATACGTTCGACGATCTCTTTGGGTGTGGGACCGACGCAATCTTGCTCGGCGGCACGACCGGTGTGACCGAATCGAAAGTCGAGCGCATTCTCGAGGCGTGTGCTGCCGCCGAGGTTCCCGTCTATCAGGAGCCGAGCAATCTCGACAACGTCGTCGACGCTCCGCGTGTCGACGGCTATCTCGTGCCGACGGTCCTGAACGCAGGTGACCCGTTCTGGCTCGTCGGCGCACACAAAGAGAGTATGCGACGCTATCCGGATCATCCGTGGGAGCGAACGACGACGGAAGCGTACATCGTTCTCAACCCCGACGCGACAGTCGCGACGTACACGGACGCAGACTGCGATCAGACGCCAGCCGACGTGGCGGCATACGCACGCACCGCCGAGCACCTGTTCGGACAGGAAATCGTCTATCTCGAGTACTCGGGAACGCTCGGTGATTCCGCCGTCCTCGAAGCAGCGAGTGATGCACTCGAGGATGCGACGCTTTTCTACGGCGGTGGGATCGGAAGCTACGAATCTGCACGGCAGATGGCAACACTCGCAGACGTCGTCGTCGTCGGTGATCTCCTGCACGAAGAGGGCGTCGATGCGGTCGAGCGAACGGTCGAGGGGGCACGCGACGGTCAGCGTGAAAACGACTGA
- a CDS encoding polyprenyl synthetase family protein — translation MTSDTILHRRQILEELLQEILSTVVTFEHDRIPSVGRPRTAGHVFLTAFDGFTPSSRLVDEVLPVAVALELASLQSTVHRQALESGPSSVTDLTHTILRGDLLESSTFEVLAGYDAPPVRLEQCLERFTRATRRVQEGYAIVSGVDADGQHSRSEVVQRLGALTGCGIELAGTLAAVDSVSSELIRRANTFGFHVWYRTTGQSQQVDTTEISTRPSAPSKQLDSLVECWPSRSRDLVDEQLTAFLELSLDYESPDSIADLPESR, via the coding sequence ATGACGTCGGATACGATACTACACCGGAGACAGATACTCGAGGAGTTACTTCAGGAAATCCTCTCAACGGTCGTCACGTTCGAACACGATCGCATACCGTCGGTCGGTCGGCCCAGGACGGCCGGACACGTGTTTCTGACGGCGTTCGATGGATTCACGCCGTCATCTCGGCTGGTCGACGAGGTGTTACCAGTCGCTGTTGCCCTCGAGCTCGCCTCGCTCCAGTCGACTGTTCATCGGCAAGCCCTCGAATCTGGCCCGTCGTCGGTTACCGATCTCACCCACACCATTCTCCGTGGAGATCTCCTCGAGTCGAGCACGTTCGAAGTGCTGGCCGGATACGATGCACCGCCAGTCCGTCTCGAGCAGTGTCTCGAGCGTTTTACCCGGGCAACCAGACGAGTCCAGGAGGGGTATGCAATCGTGTCCGGTGTGGACGCAGACGGGCAGCACTCACGATCCGAGGTCGTGCAACGACTCGGTGCACTGACTGGATGTGGCATCGAACTCGCCGGGACGCTCGCCGCTGTCGACAGCGTCTCTTCGGAGCTGATACGGCGAGCAAATACGTTCGGATTTCACGTCTGGTACCGGACGACCGGACAGAGTCAGCAGGTGGATACGACCGAGATATCGACTCGTCCATCGGCTCCCTCGAAGCAACTCGACAGCCTCGTCGAGTGTTGGCCGTCCCGCTCGCGGGATCTCGTCGACGAGCAACTCACCGCGTTTCTCGAACTGTCGCTCGACTACGAGTCTCCTGACTCGATCGCGGACCTACCTGAGAGTCGCTAG
- a CDS encoding thiolase family protein — MTQTPVVAKAVRTPQGKEDGAFADLRSEDLSVPLIDEILAETGLSGEEIDDLMWGCAQQRGEQGNNVARVVALLSELGESVPATTINRWCASSMQAVISAADAIAAGNRDAIVAGGVENMSRVPMGENTHNVHPKMAQLYNMGELQMGMTAEKVAEEFDISREQQDEYAARSQQRAAEATEEGRFDDEIVPIETEDGTISEDEGIRPGTTPEKLGDLPTVFKSDGSVTPGNASQISDGASALLVTSEAFAEEHDLEILAEIGTNNVAGVDPTVMGVGPVPATEGLLERNGRDIDDYDLVELNEAFASQTIYSRDQLGVDPEIFNVNGGAIAIGHPLGASGARLPVTLIHELQKRGGGLGLATLCVGFGQGAAIEFEVA, encoded by the coding sequence ATGACACAGACGCCAGTCGTAGCCAAGGCCGTACGGACTCCACAGGGGAAAGAAGACGGCGCGTTCGCTGACCTCCGCAGCGAGGACCTCTCGGTGCCGCTGATCGACGAAATCCTCGCCGAGACCGGTCTTTCGGGCGAGGAAATCGACGATCTGATGTGGGGGTGTGCCCAGCAGCGCGGCGAACAGGGCAACAACGTGGCCCGCGTCGTCGCCTTGCTCTCCGAACTGGGCGAGTCGGTTCCGGCAACGACGATCAACCGCTGGTGTGCCTCCTCGATGCAGGCAGTCATCTCCGCCGCGGACGCGATCGCGGCTGGCAACCGCGACGCCATCGTCGCCGGCGGCGTCGAGAACATGAGCCGCGTCCCGATGGGCGAGAACACCCACAACGTCCACCCCAAGATGGCCCAGTTGTACAACATGGGCGAACTCCAGATGGGGATGACCGCCGAGAAGGTCGCCGAGGAGTTCGACATCAGCCGCGAACAGCAAGACGAGTACGCCGCACGGAGCCAGCAACGCGCCGCCGAAGCGACCGAAGAGGGCCGGTTCGACGACGAGATCGTCCCGATCGAGACTGAAGACGGCACCATCTCCGAAGACGAGGGCATCCGTCCGGGAACGACTCCCGAGAAACTGGGCGACCTCCCGACCGTCTTCAAGTCCGACGGCAGCGTCACACCGGGCAACGCATCACAGATCTCCGACGGTGCCTCCGCACTGCTGGTCACCAGCGAGGCGTTCGCCGAAGAACACGACCTCGAGATCCTCGCAGAGATCGGCACGAACAACGTCGCCGGCGTCGATCCCACCGTCATGGGCGTCGGTCCGGTCCCGGCGACCGAAGGACTGCTCGAGCGAAACGGCCGCGACATCGACGACTACGACCTCGTCGAACTCAACGAGGCCTTTGCCAGCCAGACGATCTACTCGCGCGACCAGCTCGGTGTCGATCCGGAGATTTTCAACGTCAACGGCGGTGCGATCGCGATCGGCCACCCACTGGGTGCCTCCGGCGCTCGCCTGCCGGTGACGCTGATTCACGAACTGCAGAAACGTGGCGGCGGGCTCGGTCTGGCGACGCTGTGTGTCGGCTTCGGCCAGGGTGCAGCGATCGAGTTCGAGGTCGCTTGA